One genomic window of Campylobacter curvus includes the following:
- a CDS encoding ABC transporter ATP-binding protein — protein sequence MVLKVENLSFSYGKKEIFKNLSLSLESGETLGILGRNGIGKSTLLKIILGLLKIQSGQIFIDNQNLQTLSNKTRAKLVGYVPQSENIAFSFKVRDLILMGINANIGIFARPSKEDEKIVEKVTDIVGVREFLDLNVDELSGGMTQLVLIARSLVLSPKILIMDEPTSYLDVFHQDAILSLIKRLNFEFKTCVIFTSHHPDHTLAVADKTLLLNGTSGFNFGITRQILTDENLTELFGIKFVNLRLDDKSRLLARWSV from the coding sequence ATGGTCTTAAAAGTGGAAAATTTGAGCTTTTCTTATGGTAAAAAAGAAATTTTTAAAAATTTAAGCCTAAGCCTTGAAAGTGGCGAAACGCTCGGGATACTAGGGCGAAATGGCATAGGAAAATCAACTCTTTTAAAGATCATTTTAGGGCTTTTAAAAATCCAAAGTGGGCAAATTTTTATAGATAATCAAAATTTACAAACACTTAGCAACAAAACCCGCGCAAAGCTCGTAGGCTACGTCCCACAAAGTGAAAACATCGCTTTTAGCTTCAAGGTGCGCGACCTCATACTAATGGGCATAAACGCAAATATCGGTATCTTTGCTAGACCAAGCAAAGAAGATGAAAAGATCGTCGAAAAAGTCACCGATATAGTGGGCGTTAGAGAATTTTTAGATTTAAATGTCGATGAGCTAAGCGGTGGTATGACACAGCTTGTTTTGATAGCTAGATCGCTCGTTTTAAGCCCCAAGATTCTCATCATGGACGAGCCAACATCTTATCTTGACGTTTTCCATCAAGACGCTATTTTAAGCCTCATAAAGAGGCTAAATTTTGAGTTTAAAACCTGCGTGATATTTACCTCACATCACCCCGATCATACGCTTGCTGTCGCAGATAAAACGCTACTTTTAAATGGAACTTCTGGGTTTAATTTTGGGATAACGAGGCAAATTTTAACAGATGAAAATTTGACTGAGCTTTTTGGTATAAAATTTGTAAATTTAAGGCTTGATGACAAATCTAGACTTTTGGCTAGGTGGAGTGTTTAA
- a CDS encoding type II toxin-antitoxin system HicB family antitoxin: MKKDVNYYLNLPYKIELKKIPENEGGGWGAFMPEFNGIAFFYGDGETKSEALEDLDAAFKFTLEGLIEDNIPIPMPAQSDKSKNLAVTIKQSLVNEIDFYAKKMGLSRSAFLAVSAKQYIKTL; the protein is encoded by the coding sequence ATGAAAAAAGATGTCAATTATTATCTAAATTTGCCCTATAAGATAGAGCTTAAAAAAATACCCGAAAATGAGGGGGGCGGTTGGGGGGCTTTTATGCCTGAATTTAATGGAATAGCCTTTTTTTATGGTGATGGCGAAACAAAAAGCGAGGCATTAGAGGATCTTGATGCCGCTTTTAAATTTACTCTAGAGGGGCTAATCGAAGATAATATCCCTATCCCAATGCCCGCGCAAAGCGATAAAAGCAAAAATCTAGCCGTAACAATAAAGCAAAGTCTAGTCAACGAGATCGACTTTTATGCTAAGAAAATGGGGTTGTCTCGCTCTGCATTTTTGGCGGTTTCGGCAAAGCAATATATAAAAACACTTTAA
- a CDS encoding type II toxin-antitoxin system HicA family toxin codes for MLKDNDFELKSVKGSHHSFSNGKMLITLPYHKPMKVFYVKAVLKAIKGE; via the coding sequence ATTTTAAAAGATAATGATTTTGAACTAAAAAGTGTAAAGGGCTCACATCATAGCTTTTCAAATGGCAAGATGCTTATAACTTTGCCATATCATAAGCCGATGAAAGTATTTTACGTGAAAGCTGTTTTAAAAGCCATAAAAGGAGAGTAA
- a CDS encoding DNA adenine methylase, whose translation MNIKSPLRYPGGKSQLTKFVSHTIEINSIKNPIYCEPFCGGGGVAINLLLDKKVDKIILNDFDAAIYSFWYAVLNDTEKLIRKINEIKITIDERLKQKEIYMSNQSKNKYNFNLGFATLFLNRTNVSGIIKGGAIGGNKQQGTYKLDCRFNKEYIISKIYEIAKHKNDIVLYNLEANDFIKNVLPKFNQNNLFIFFDPPYYRQGKNLYTNFFNHKNHEDLSLAIKKLDKYFWILTYDNEPEIINIYNKYNPKKYKLQYSAKNKLKEVELFFNSKITIVESFDKVIFK comes from the coding sequence ATGAACATTAAATCTCCATTACGCTATCCTGGCGGTAAAAGTCAACTAACTAAGTTTGTATCACATACGATAGAAATAAATAGTATAAAAAACCCTATCTACTGTGAACCTTTTTGTGGTGGTGGAGGGGTAGCTATAAATTTATTGCTTGATAAAAAAGTAGATAAAATTATTCTAAACGACTTTGATGCGGCCATTTATTCATTTTGGTATGCTGTATTGAATGATACTGAAAAGCTTATAAGAAAAATTAATGAAATAAAAATAACAATAGACGAGAGACTGAAACAAAAAGAAATTTATATGTCTAATCAGTCCAAGAATAAGTATAATTTCAACTTGGGTTTTGCTACACTTTTTTTAAACAGAACAAATGTTTCAGGAATAATAAAAGGTGGGGCTATAGGTGGAAATAAGCAACAAGGTACTTATAAACTTGACTGCAGATTTAATAAAGAGTACATAATAAGTAAGATATATGAGATTGCCAAGCATAAAAACGATATTGTGCTTTACAACCTAGAAGCAAACGATTTTATTAAAAATGTTTTACCAAAATTTAACCAAAATAATCTTTTTATATTTTTTGATCCGCCATATTATAGGCAAGGTAAAAACTTATATACAAATTTCTTTAATCATAAAAATCATGAAGATTTAAGCTTAGCTATAAAAAAATTAGATAAATATTTTTGGATATTAACTTATGATAATGAACCAGAAATAATAAATATTTATAATAAATATAACCCTAAAAAATATAAGCTTCAATACTCGGCTAAAAATAAATTAAAAGAAGTTGAATTATTTTTTAATAGTAAAATAACAATAGTTGAATCATTTGATAAAGTAATATTTAAATAA
- a CDS encoding ParB/RepB/Spo0J family partition protein: MYNNWASKRYSRSVKELCLWGDNPRLDPEQEYKYLRDYFDNIVTDSSDKQNFMNLVKSIAEKGFISIDPIVTYKDNNRLIVAEGNRRVLALKILLEPQKSPIKYRKQIKIQSDKIKDKSIISKIPVIIAPSFDDTVWYINERNSISTLKQSWSRVQQHQWYYDEYMRRNKNIEEVANDFNMTKSELENIIRFVKIRNLIKREEVKEILTNKEYKMAIAINFPITILERFFSSAIVQEKWGINFDGENLKIKNNKDFMDAFKYLIKNIVSKDTTIKIDTRTVTSSLDKILDHLPKVDTNIEDYNDSNINHYKNLVSKTSYDTQSVSNNSSPSRAITTIDDIKRARVIKGYSVITKNYRLLSVFNELKHIPTVKYPNAVAALLRVLLDLSVAEYIQDNSIENTNNRSLKEKLKEINKNLNNKHIDQFLNPKNETSLDSLNMYIHDIKNINISINFLNNFFNKLVPIIKDLISIEEE, from the coding sequence ATGTATAACAACTGGGCATCAAAAAGATATTCTAGATCAGTAAAGGAATTATGTTTATGGGGAGATAATCCTAGGCTAGATCCAGAACAAGAGTATAAATATCTAAGGGACTATTTTGATAATATTGTAACTGATTCTTCAGATAAACAAAATTTTATGAATTTGGTCAAATCTATAGCAGAAAAGGGCTTTATTTCAATTGATCCAATAGTTACTTATAAAGACAACAATAGATTAATTGTAGCTGAAGGAAATAGAAGGGTTTTGGCACTTAAGATACTGCTTGAACCGCAAAAATCACCAATAAAATATAGAAAACAAATAAAAATTCAATCAGATAAGATAAAAGATAAATCAATAATATCGAAAATACCAGTAATCATAGCTCCAAGCTTTGATGATACGGTTTGGTATATAAACGAGAGAAATAGCATTTCCACATTAAAGCAATCTTGGAGTAGGGTTCAACAACATCAGTGGTATTACGATGAGTACATGAGAAGAAATAAAAATATAGAAGAAGTAGCAAATGATTTTAATATGACAAAAAGCGAGCTAGAGAATATTATAAGGTTTGTAAAAATAAGAAATTTAATTAAACGAGAAGAAGTAAAAGAAATCTTAACTAACAAAGAATATAAAATGGCCATAGCTATAAATTTTCCAATTACGATATTAGAAAGATTCTTTTCTTCTGCTATAGTCCAAGAGAAATGGGGTATTAACTTTGATGGTGAAAATCTAAAAATTAAAAATAATAAAGATTTTATGGATGCCTTTAAATATTTAATTAAAAATATAGTTAGTAAAGATACAACCATAAAAATAGATACAAGAACAGTAACCTCAAGCTTAGACAAGATTTTAGATCATCTTCCAAAGGTAGATACTAATATCGAGGACTATAACGATAGTAATATAAATCATTATAAAAATTTAGTATCCAAAACAAGCTACGATACTCAATCAGTCAGCAATAACTCTAGTCCATCAAGGGCAATTACAACAATAGACGATATTAAAAGAGCAAGGGTCATAAAAGGATATAGCGTTATTACAAAAAACTATAGGCTATTATCAGTGTTTAATGAATTAAAGCATATTCCTACCGTAAAATACCCAAACGCGGTAGCGGCATTGCTAAGAGTATTGCTGGACTTAAGTGTTGCTGAATATATTCAAGATAATTCTATTGAAAATACTAACAATAGATCGTTAAAAGAAAAATTAAAAGAAATCAATAAAAACCTTAACAACAAGCATATAGATCAATTCTTAAACCCAAAAAATGAAACCAGTCTAGACTCCTTAAATATGTATATTCATGATATAAAAAATATTAATATATCTATAAATTTTTTAAATAACTTTTTTAATAAGCTTGTTCCAATAATAAAAGATTTAATAAGCATAGAAGAAGAATAA
- the ppa gene encoding inorganic diphosphatase, whose protein sequence is MDISKIKVGSNPDKINTVIEIPYGSNIKYEIDKESGAVCVDRVLYSAMFYPANYGFVPNTLAADGDPADILVLNEYPLQAGSVIPCRLIGVLVMEDEAGMDEKLLAVPVSKIDPRYDGIKSYKDLPEATLNKIKNFFETYKILEPNKWVKVKEFKCQECAKEILDTAIKNYK, encoded by the coding sequence ATGGACATTTCAAAAATCAAAGTCGGCTCAAATCCCGATAAAATCAACACCGTGATCGAGATCCCTTACGGCTCAAACATCAAATACGAGATCGATAAAGAAAGCGGCGCAGTGTGCGTCGATCGCGTGCTCTACTCGGCGATGTTCTACCCTGCAAACTACGGCTTTGTGCCAAATACTTTAGCAGCTGACGGCGATCCTGCCGACATCCTCGTGCTAAATGAATACCCGCTACAAGCTGGTAGCGTGATCCCATGCCGACTAATCGGCGTGCTCGTAATGGAGGATGAAGCTGGCATGGACGAAAAGCTTTTAGCCGTACCTGTTAGCAAGATCGACCCGCGATATGACGGCATCAAGAGCTATAAAGACCTGCCGGAAGCTACGCTAAATAAGATCAAAAATTTCTTTGAAACCTACAAAATCCTCGAACCTAACAAATGGGTGAAGGTCAAAGAATTTAAGTGCCAAGAGTGCGCGAAAGAAATTTTAGACACAGCCATCAAAAACTATAAATAA
- a CDS encoding YgiW/YdeI family stress tolerance OB fold protein translates to MLKKILVSAALASAVFAAGGFTGAGSASVTSVANAKTLKDDAPVVLEGKIKSQIRSEHYTFADNKGDTIEIEIDDKDWGGVKVDENTPIRIYGEVDKGFMKDATIDVKRIEIVK, encoded by the coding sequence ATGTTAAAGAAAATTTTAGTTTCAGCAGCGCTTGCGAGTGCGGTATTTGCAGCGGGTGGATTTACAGGCGCAGGCAGTGCGAGCGTAACTAGCGTAGCAAACGCCAAGACCCTAAAAGACGACGCACCAGTCGTCCTAGAGGGCAAGATCAAGTCTCAGATCCGCTCCGAGCACTATACCTTTGCCGACAATAAGGGCGACACGATAGAGATCGAAATAGATGACAAGGACTGGGGCGGTGTGAAAGTCGATGAGAACACGCCTATACGCATCTATGGCGAGGTCGATAAAGGCTTTATGAAAGATGCGACGATAGATGTAAAACGCATTGAGATCGTGAAATGA
- a CDS encoding alpha-hydroxy acid oxidase, which produces MKDLSLMTNIEDLRRVCYRNVPKMFYEYVDTGSWTQSTYRENHTDFEPIKFKQKILVDMANRSLETKLLGKTAKFPAMTAPVGFMGMMWADGEIHMARAAQKFGIPFTLSTMSICSIEDLVEAGVEPFWFQLYVMRDREFMKDLIHRAKAANCSALVVTVDLQVLGNRHRDIKNGLSTPPKFTIPNLINLSTKIPWGLRYLKNKRWTFRNIAGHAKNVSDLSSLSSWTKEQFDPSLQWSDIEEIKNLWGGKIILKGIMLPEDAELAVKHGADAIIVSNHGGRQMDGTLSAIKALPDIVSAVGDKTEVWIDSGFYSGQDMLKAWAMGARGIMLGRAPVYGLGAYGEDGVTRALQIMYDEMDTTMAFAGHRDIQNVTSDILVPGTYPTPIMG; this is translated from the coding sequence ATGAAAGACCTTTCTTTAATGACAAACATCGAGGACTTACGCCGCGTTTGCTATCGCAACGTCCCAAAAATGTTCTACGAATACGTAGATACGGGCTCTTGGACGCAGAGCACCTACCGCGAAAACCACACCGACTTTGAGCCGATCAAATTTAAACAAAAGATCCTAGTCGATATGGCAAACCGAAGCTTAGAAACCAAGCTGCTTGGCAAAACGGCAAAATTCCCCGCGATGACTGCGCCTGTGGGCTTTATGGGTATGATGTGGGCGGATGGCGAGATACATATGGCGCGCGCCGCGCAAAAATTTGGCATCCCTTTCACGCTCTCGACGATGTCGATCTGCTCGATCGAAGACCTCGTAGAGGCTGGCGTCGAGCCGTTTTGGTTTCAGCTTTACGTTATGCGCGACCGCGAATTTATGAAAGATTTGATCCACCGCGCAAAGGCTGCAAACTGCTCGGCCCTCGTCGTCACAGTCGATCTGCAAGTGCTGGGAAATCGCCACCGCGACATCAAGAACGGGCTCTCCACACCGCCAAAATTTACGATCCCAAATCTCATAAATTTAAGCACAAAAATCCCGTGGGGCTTGCGTTATCTAAAAAATAAACGCTGGACGTTTAGAAACATCGCCGGACACGCTAAAAACGTGAGCGACCTTAGCTCGCTAAGCTCCTGGACGAAGGAGCAGTTTGACCCGAGCCTACAATGGAGCGACATCGAGGAGATCAAAAATTTATGGGGCGGCAAGATCATTTTAAAGGGCATCATGCTACCAGAAGATGCCGAGCTCGCCGTCAAACACGGAGCTGACGCGATCATCGTCTCAAACCACGGCGGACGCCAGATGGACGGCACGCTTTCAGCGATCAAAGCCCTACCAGACATCGTCTCAGCCGTCGGCGATAAGACCGAGGTGTGGATCGACAGCGGATTTTACAGCGGTCAGGACATGCTAAAAGCATGGGCGATGGGCGCAAGAGGCATCATGCTCGGCCGCGCGCCTGTCTATGGGCTGGGAGCATACGGCGAGGATGGCGTCACGCGCGCACTGCAAATCATGTATGACGAGATGGACACGACGATGGCGTTTGCGGGTCATCGCGACATACAAAACGTCACGAGCGATATCCTAGTGCCAGGGACGTATCCGACGCCGATAATGGGGTAA
- a CDS encoding L-lactate permease — MQGYFLQNYDPAGNIWLSALVAALPIFVFLLSLVALKLKGYVAAFLTVAASAGVAVLFYKMPVSAAFASFAYGFLYGLWPIAWIILCAIFLYKLSVNSGYFETLKTSITIISPDHRIQVILIAFCFGSFLEGAIGFGAPVAISAALLMGLGLKPLSAAGLSMVANTAGAAFGAVGIPITALAGTVNLDPTIISTMTARMLPPITFLVPFFLAFLVGGKFKDVLPHVTVAAASYTITQYATAKFLGPELVNITSAIVSIVLLSASVRIWKIKNIFRLDAAQGEQNLEPPRLSAGQILKVWLPFGFVIAAIVVWNLDAFKSAMSFADIKFEVPNLHNVVVQSAPISEGEQAIAAVYSWGVIKATGTAILLAVVLTILALRVKFSIVLASAKQAGKEMSLPIATIGLIVAYAYIAKYSGQAATMGLALSSTGNAFGFFSPIIGWLGVFLTGSVTSANLLFGTLQQVTANQLGVHEVIFLAANTVGGVVGKIISPQSIAVACAAVGMAGRESEVLKFTLKYSLIFIVLASAITWLVIHVFPQLVPVVTDFIK, encoded by the coding sequence ATGCAAGGATATTTTTTACAAAACTACGATCCTGCGGGCAATATCTGGCTAAGCGCCCTCGTGGCGGCTTTGCCGATATTTGTCTTTTTGCTCTCGCTTGTCGCGCTCAAGCTAAAAGGCTACGTCGCGGCGTTTCTCACGGTCGCGGCGAGTGCCGGCGTAGCGGTACTTTTTTACAAGATGCCCGTATCTGCGGCGTTTGCGAGCTTTGCGTATGGCTTTTTATACGGACTTTGGCCGATCGCTTGGATCATCTTGTGCGCCATTTTTCTTTACAAGCTTAGCGTAAATTCAGGCTATTTCGAGACGCTAAAAACGAGCATCACCATCATCTCGCCCGACCACCGCATCCAAGTCATCTTGATCGCGTTTTGCTTCGGCTCGTTTTTGGAGGGAGCGATCGGCTTTGGCGCGCCCGTAGCGATCTCGGCGGCACTTCTCATGGGGCTAGGGCTAAAGCCACTAAGCGCAGCTGGACTTAGCATGGTCGCAAACACGGCAGGAGCGGCATTTGGTGCAGTCGGTATCCCGATCACGGCTCTGGCTGGCACGGTAAATTTAGACCCGACGATCATCTCCACGATGACGGCTAGGATGCTACCGCCGATCACGTTTTTAGTGCCGTTTTTCTTAGCATTTTTGGTGGGCGGTAAATTTAAAGACGTCCTGCCTCACGTCACGGTCGCCGCGGCTAGCTACACCATCACGCAGTATGCGACGGCGAAATTTTTAGGCCCTGAGCTCGTAAATATCACTTCCGCGATCGTCTCCATTGTGCTATTAAGCGCGTCGGTGAGGATTTGGAAGATAAAAAATATTTTCAGACTGGACGCCGCGCAGGGCGAGCAAAATTTAGAGCCGCCACGCCTAAGTGCGGGGCAAATTTTAAAAGTTTGGCTGCCGTTTGGCTTCGTCATCGCCGCGATTGTGGTGTGGAATTTAGACGCCTTTAAAAGCGCGATGAGCTTTGCGGACATCAAATTTGAAGTGCCAAATTTACACAACGTGGTCGTGCAAAGCGCGCCGATCTCGGAGGGCGAGCAGGCGATCGCCGCCGTGTATAGCTGGGGCGTGATAAAGGCGACCGGCACGGCGATACTGCTTGCAGTGGTGCTTACGATCCTTGCTCTGCGCGTCAAATTTAGCATCGTTCTTGCTTCGGCAAAGCAGGCTGGCAAAGAGATGAGCCTGCCGATAGCGACGATCGGGCTCATCGTCGCCTACGCCTACATTGCCAAATACAGCGGTCAAGCCGCGACCATGGGGCTTGCACTTTCCAGCACGGGTAACGCCTTTGGCTTCTTTTCGCCGATCATCGGTTGGCTAGGCGTGTTTCTCACGGGCTCGGTCACGAGCGCGAACCTACTTTTTGGGACGCTCCAACAAGTCACGGCAAACCAGCTTGGCGTGCATGAAGTGATATTTCTCGCGGCAAACACTGTGGGCGGCGTCGTGGGCAAGATCATCAGCCCGCAAAGTATCGCCGTCGCGTGCGCGGCTGTGGGTATGGCGGGGCGTGAGAGCGAGGTGCTAAAATTTACACTCAAATACTCGCTCATTTTCATCGTGCTAGCAAGCGCGATCACGTGGCTTGTCATACACGTATTTCCACAGCTCGTGCCTGTGGTGACGGATTTTATAAAGTGA
- a CDS encoding adenylate kinase gives MKKLFLIIGAPGSGKTTDASLIAKEDDKYAHFSTGDLLRAEVASGSELGKKIDSFISKGNLVPLEVVVNAIISAIKGSKKSSIIIDGYPRSVEQMTELDKVLSAQNEINLRGVIEVDVSEAIARERVLGRARGADDNNEVFNNRMKVYLDPIEAIRKFYKDKNLLHVVNGERTIEPIVADIKKLIENL, from the coding sequence ATGAAAAAACTATTTTTGATAATCGGTGCTCCTGGCAGCGGAAAGACGACGGATGCGAGTCTCATCGCAAAAGAGGACGACAAATACGCACACTTTTCCACAGGCGACCTACTCCGCGCCGAAGTCGCCAGCGGTAGCGAGCTAGGCAAAAAGATAGACAGCTTCATCTCAAAAGGAAATTTAGTCCCGCTCGAAGTCGTCGTAAATGCGATAATCTCGGCGATCAAAGGCTCTAAAAAGTCAAGCATCATCATCGACGGCTACCCTAGAAGCGTCGAGCAAATGACCGAACTTGACAAGGTGCTAAGTGCGCAAAACGAGATAAATTTACGCGGCGTCATCGAAGTTGATGTCAGCGAAGCCATCGCACGCGAGAGAGTGCTCGGACGCGCACGCGGAGCGGATGACAACAACGAAGTTTTCAACAACCGTATGAAAGTCTATCTCGACCCGATCGAGGCGATACGTAAATTTTACAAAGACAAAAATCTGCTTCACGTCGTAAATGGTGAACGCACGATCGAACCGATCGTCGCCGACATAAAAAAACTCATCGAGAATTTATAA
- the aspS gene encoding aspartate--tRNA ligase: MRSHYCTDLGVADIGKEVTLCGWVNTYRDHGGIIFLDLRDRTGLIQLVCDPADSKDAHETATKVRNEYVLRARGKVRARGEGLANPKLKTGEIEVVVDELIIENPSEVLPFTIGDESVNEDIRLKYRFLDLRNERLQNIFKMRSRAAIAARNSLDKMGFIEFETPILTRATPEGARDYLVPSRVYPGQFYALPQSPQLFKQLLMCSGFDKYFQIAKCFRDEDLRADRQPEFTQIDIEMSFIEQEDILNMAETMLKDVFAACGYDIKIPFRRMSYREATETYGSDKPDLRYDLKMIDVIDIFARSTNEIFSKIAAEPKKNRIKALKVPNGDNIFSKREMNRFEEFVRKFGAQGLGYFQMKEDGLKGPLCKFFSDADLAQIVSRCELAVGDVVFFGAGKKKVVLDYMGRFRIFLAEQMGIIDQDKMEFLWVLDFPMFEQNDDGSYSAMHHPFTMPKNIDEPDLEDILSVAHDVVLNGFELGGGSVRIHKNDIQQKVFRLLGIDEAEQREKFGFLLDALSFGAPPHGGIAIGFDRLNMLVSKSSSIRDVIAFPKTQRAQCPLTKAPSAPSAEQLRELGLRLREKEK, encoded by the coding sequence ATGCGAAGTCACTACTGCACAGACTTAGGTGTAGCTGACATAGGCAAAGAGGTCACGCTGTGCGGTTGGGTAAATACCTACCGCGACCACGGCGGCATCATATTTTTAGACCTGCGCGACAGGACGGGGCTCATCCAGCTAGTCTGCGACCCGGCTGACAGCAAGGACGCACACGAAACCGCGACAAAGGTGCGAAACGAATACGTCCTAAGAGCGCGCGGCAAGGTGCGTGCCAGAGGCGAAGGACTGGCAAATCCAAAGCTAAAAACGGGCGAGATCGAAGTCGTCGTAGATGAGCTAATAATCGAAAATCCAAGCGAGGTGTTGCCATTTACGATAGGCGATGAGAGCGTAAATGAAGACATCAGGCTAAAATACCGCTTCCTCGACCTACGCAACGAGCGACTGCAAAATATCTTTAAAATGCGCTCGCGAGCGGCGATAGCGGCTAGAAATTCGCTCGATAAAATGGGCTTTATCGAGTTTGAGACGCCGATCCTTACTCGCGCCACACCAGAGGGCGCACGCGACTATCTCGTGCCTAGCCGCGTCTATCCGGGGCAGTTTTACGCCCTACCGCAAAGCCCGCAGCTATTTAAACAGCTTTTGATGTGCTCGGGATTTGATAAATATTTCCAGATCGCAAAGTGCTTTCGCGACGAGGATCTGCGCGCCGATAGGCAGCCCGAATTTACCCAAATCGACATCGAGATGAGCTTTATCGAACAAGAAGACATCCTAAATATGGCTGAAACGATGCTAAAAGACGTATTCGCCGCTTGTGGATACGACATCAAAATCCCGTTTCGCCGTATGAGCTACCGCGAGGCGACCGAGACCTACGGCTCTGATAAACCTGACCTTCGCTACGATCTAAAAATGATCGATGTGATCGATATCTTCGCGCGATCAACGAATGAAATTTTTAGCAAGATCGCCGCTGAGCCAAAGAAAAACCGCATAAAAGCGCTCAAAGTGCCAAACGGCGATAATATTTTTAGCAAACGCGAGATGAACCGCTTTGAAGAATTCGTCCGAAAATTCGGCGCGCAGGGGCTTGGCTACTTCCAGATGAAAGAGGACGGCTTAAAAGGTCCGCTTTGTAAATTTTTCTCTGACGCAGATTTGGCCCAAATCGTCAGCCGCTGCGAGCTAGCCGTAGGCGATGTCGTATTTTTCGGCGCAGGAAAGAAAAAGGTCGTGCTTGATTACATGGGGCGATTTAGAATTTTCCTTGCCGAGCAAATGGGTATCATTGATCAAGACAAGATGGAGTTTTTGTGGGTTCTAGATTTCCCGATGTTCGAGCAAAACGACGATGGTAGCTACTCTGCGATGCACCATCCCTTCACGATGCCAAAAAATATCGACGAACCAGACCTTGAAGACATCCTTTCCGTCGCGCATGACGTGGTGCTAAACGGCTTTGAGCTAGGCGGGGGCAGCGTGAGGATACATAAAAACGACATCCAGCAAAAGGTATTTAGGCTGCTTGGTATCGATGAAGCCGAACAGCGCGAGAAATTTGGCTTCTTGCTCGACGCGCTCAGTTTTGGTGCGCCACCGCACGGCGGCATCGCGATCGGCTTTGACAGGCTAAATATGCTAGTTAGCAAATCAAGCTCTATACGCGACGTCATCGCATTTCCAAAGACCCAGCGCGCCCAGTGCCCGCTCACGAAAGCGCCAAGCGCACCGAGTGCCGAGCAACTACGCGAACTCGGGCTTAGGCTAAGAGAGAAAGAGAAGTGA
- a CDS encoding NAD(+) kinase, with the protein MKKDLNIKTIKKVGIVAKSSPELVQNLKTIERILSGYGVEILLESAVAKELNLSGYETGELARNCDFLISLGGDGTIISLCRKTAEISPFVLGIHAGRLGFLTDITMNECEKFFADFFAGKFEVEKPHMLDVFLHEKSGKTLQKIAFNDAVIVSAKSAAMTQIEACLNGKYFNYYFGDGVIIATPVGTTAYNMSANGPIIYPLSEVFTVTPICSHSLTQRPVVLPHGFEVKFKTSSDAMLVIDGQDRYKMSNLTAVSARLSDKSARLIRHVGRDYFQILKEKLHWGYND; encoded by the coding sequence ATGAAAAAAGATCTAAATATAAAAACCATTAAAAAAGTCGGTATCGTGGCAAAATCCAGCCCGGAACTGGTGCAAAATTTAAAAACGATAGAAAGAATTCTATCCGGCTACGGGGTGGAGATTTTGCTAGAGAGCGCAGTCGCAAAGGAGCTAAATTTAAGCGGATACGAGACGGGCGAGCTAGCTCGAAATTGCGATTTTTTGATCTCTTTGGGCGGAGACGGCACGATCATCTCACTTTGTCGTAAAACGGCTGAAATTTCACCTTTCGTGCTTGGTATCCATGCCGGGCGACTCGGGTTTTTAACGGACATCACGATGAATGAATGCGAGAAATTTTTCGCGGACTTTTTCGCGGGTAAATTCGAGGTGGAAAAGCCGCATATGCTTGACGTTTTCCTTCACGAAAAGAGCGGCAAGACGCTGCAAAAGATAGCATTTAACGACGCGGTGATCGTGAGTGCGAAGTCTGCGGCGATGACTCAGATCGAGGCGTGTCTAAACGGAAAATACTTTAACTACTACTTTGGCGACGGCGTCATTATCGCCACACCCGTGGGCACGACGGCGTATAATATGAGCGCAAACGGGCCGATCATCTATCCGCTAAGCGAGGTTTTTACCGTGACGCCGATCTGTTCGCACTCGCTAACGCAACGTCCTGTCGTGCTTCCGCATGGATTTGAGGTCAAATTTAAAACTTCAAGCGATGCGATGCTCGTTATCGACGGGCAGGATCGTTACAAGATGTCAAACTTGACCGCCGTCAGCGCGCGCCTGAGCGACAAGTCGGCACGTCTGATAAGGCATGTAGGCAGGGATTATTTTCAAATTTTAAAAGAAAAACTTCACTGGGGTTATAATGATTGA